The following proteins are encoded in a genomic region of Acidobacteriota bacterium:
- a CDS encoding YeeE/YedE family protein — MTRNPMNPYLAGFLLGMVLLATIFVTGRGLGASGAVKSVAVTAVATLAPAHAAASPFYRPYVGPGKDSPLLSWLVFEVAGVLIGAFVSGLVSDRLALVTEAGPRVSRGLRWALAIVGGALFGVGAQFARGCTSGAALSGMAVLSTAGFVTMLAIFGTGYAFAWFARGLWLGGKAGS; from the coding sequence ATGACCAGGAATCCGATGAACCCCTACCTCGCGGGCTTTCTGCTCGGAATGGTCCTTCTCGCGACGATCTTCGTGACGGGGCGCGGCCTCGGCGCGAGCGGAGCGGTGAAGAGCGTCGCGGTCACGGCCGTGGCCACGCTCGCCCCCGCCCACGCCGCCGCCTCCCCGTTCTACCGCCCATACGTCGGGCCCGGAAAGGACAGCCCGCTCCTCTCGTGGCTCGTCTTCGAGGTCGCCGGGGTCCTGATCGGCGCCTTCGTCTCGGGGCTCGTGTCGGACCGGCTGGCTCTCGTCACCGAGGCCGGGCCCCGCGTGTCCCGCGGCCTGCGGTGGGCGCTCGCCATCGTGGGCGGCGCGCTCTTCGGGGTCGGGGCGCAGTTCGCGCGCGGCTGCACGAGCGGCGCGGCGCTCAGCGGGATGGCCGTCCTCTCGACAGCCGGCTTCGTCACGATGCTCGCCATCTTCGGAACCGGTTACGCGTTCGCCTGGTTCGCGCGAGGCCTCTGGCTCGGCGGGAAGGCCGGGAGCTAG
- a CDS encoding YeeE/YedE family protein: MGPFVPNLISDQLNLVVALLLGLAFGFVLEQAGFSSSRRLVGVFYGTDFTVLRVFFTAAVTAMSGVLLLGSAGLLDTEAIFVNPTWLWPAVVGGIVMGIGFVIGGYCPGTSVCAAAIGKVDAMFFVAGGLLGVLGFAEAYPFVKHFNDSSALGPVKVFDSLGISQGAFAFLLVAAAVAAFAATTWIEKRVAPASAPSLRFARGRHVVAGAALIALGGVLLVLPDYKSRLLARVSGGAYAGAHPVPVMTADELAFRIVDHEPNIRIVDVRSPAAFAARALPGATNVPTRSLFGKEWSPLLAPRHVRKIVVGDTEAEARKAGLLLEELGYENVTILEGGFPNFESTILTPAASAAPVGRWAADVLRFREDARAEIGRLTDAARHSGAKKPKAEKKIQGGC; this comes from the coding sequence GTGGGCCCGTTCGTCCCGAACCTGATCTCCGACCAGCTGAACCTCGTCGTCGCACTCCTCCTCGGACTCGCGTTCGGCTTCGTCCTCGAGCAGGCGGGCTTCTCCTCGTCGCGCCGGCTCGTCGGCGTCTTCTACGGAACCGACTTCACGGTCCTGCGCGTCTTCTTCACCGCCGCCGTGACCGCGATGAGCGGCGTCCTGCTGCTCGGCTCCGCCGGGCTCCTCGACACCGAGGCGATCTTCGTGAACCCGACCTGGCTCTGGCCGGCGGTCGTCGGCGGGATCGTCATGGGAATCGGTTTCGTGATCGGCGGCTACTGCCCCGGAACCAGCGTCTGCGCCGCGGCGATCGGAAAGGTCGACGCGATGTTCTTCGTCGCGGGCGGCCTCCTCGGCGTCCTCGGCTTCGCCGAGGCTTACCCGTTCGTCAAGCACTTCAACGATTCGAGCGCGCTCGGCCCCGTGAAGGTGTTCGACTCGCTCGGCATCTCCCAGGGGGCGTTCGCGTTTCTCCTCGTCGCCGCGGCAGTCGCGGCCTTCGCCGCGACGACGTGGATCGAGAAGCGCGTGGCTCCGGCGTCCGCTCCTTCCCTCCGGTTCGCGCGGGGCCGCCACGTTGTCGCGGGCGCCGCTCTCATCGCCCTCGGCGGCGTCCTCCTCGTCCTGCCCGACTACAAGAGCAGGCTGCTCGCGCGCGTCTCGGGCGGCGCGTACGCCGGCGCCCATCCGGTTCCGGTGATGACCGCCGACGAGCTCGCCTTCCGGATCGTGGATCACGAGCCGAACATCCGGATCGTCGACGTGCGGAGTCCGGCCGCCTTCGCCGCGCGGGCTCTCCCCGGCGCCACGAACGTCCCGACCCGATCTCTCTTCGGCAAGGAGTGGAGCCCGCTTCTCGCGCCGCGGCACGTCCGCAAGATCGTCGTCGGCGACACGGAGGCCGAAGCGCGGAAGGCCGGCCTTCTGCTCGAGGAGCTCGGCTACGAGAACGTCACCATCCTCGAGGGCGGCTTCCCGAACTTCGAGTCGACGATCCTGACGCCGGCCGCCTCGGCGGCGCCGGTCGGCCGCTGGGCGGCCGACGTCCTTCGCTTTCGCGAGGACGCGCGCGCCGAGATCGGCCGCCTGACGGACGCCGCCCGGCACTCGGGCGCGAAGAAACCGAAAGCAGAGAAGAAGATTCAGGGCGGCTGCTGA
- a CDS encoding cytochrome b N-terminal domain-containing protein, with product MDRPALTDAPAPRAGPPSGGFGRLSFGFLAVSVVSGVLLVPFYSPAGAWESLEKIQGGLAWGFFLRALHAYSSFAVLVTMALHVVQVLAAKTERQLPSGVWWRSVVLLPVTVAALLGGFVLRGDAEAVAALSIWRRILDSLPLAGAEIARLFLGSVPGDLGPAALHHAGTLTLLLWFFTAEHAGRLLPDARGTVLAALVSVALAGVVPLPLGAPPSASPAHLLGPWSLLGLQGALEVLPPASGWVLPLAAVLVLGLVRHAEGRARRALLAVLGAWGAAYAAFTVRVLLAARG from the coding sequence GTGGATCGCCCGGCTCTGACGGACGCGCCTGCTCCGCGCGCGGGTCCGCCGTCCGGCGGCTTCGGGCGGCTCTCCTTCGGTTTCCTCGCCGTGAGCGTCGTCTCCGGCGTTCTTCTCGTGCCTTTTTATTCGCCCGCCGGGGCGTGGGAGAGCCTCGAGAAGATCCAGGGCGGCCTCGCGTGGGGGTTCTTCCTCCGGGCTCTTCACGCGTACTCGAGCTTCGCCGTCCTCGTGACGATGGCCCTGCACGTCGTGCAGGTCCTCGCGGCGAAGACCGAGCGCCAGCTCCCGTCCGGCGTCTGGTGGCGGTCGGTGGTTCTTCTGCCCGTCACGGTGGCGGCGCTTCTCGGCGGCTTCGTCCTGCGCGGTGACGCGGAAGCCGTAGCCGCCCTCTCGATCTGGCGGCGCATCCTCGATTCGCTCCCGCTCGCGGGCGCCGAGATCGCGCGCCTCTTCCTCGGATCGGTCCCCGGCGACCTCGGCCCCGCGGCCCTGCACCACGCCGGAACCCTCACGCTCCTCCTCTGGTTCTTCACCGCCGAGCACGCCGGGCGCCTGTTGCCCGACGCGCGCGGGACGGTCCTCGCGGCCCTCGTCTCCGTCGCCCTTGCCGGAGTCGTGCCGCTTCCGCTCGGGGCGCCGCCGTCGGCGTCGCCCGCGCACCTCCTCGGCCCGTGGTCGCTCCTCGGGCTGCAGGGCGCGCTCGAGGTCCTGCCGCCGGCGTCGGGATGGGTTCTTCCGCTCGCGGCGGTCCTCGTCCTCGGCCTCGTCCGCCACGCGGAGGGCCGTGCGCGCCGGGCCCTCCTCGCCGTGCTCGGGGCGTGGGGAGCCGCCTACGCGGCCTTCACGGTCCGCGTCCTGCTCGCAGCGAGGGGTTGA
- a CDS encoding Rieske 2Fe-2S domain-containing protein — translation MWTGAALATASGFVLFRTLRSAAPPFREVALDAAVVARAVASGGAAVGEIFVAGTAEAPVAVSLACTHLGCRVAGAPGGFACPCHGSRYDEAGAPVAGPARAALARVPLVKRGESWIARL, via the coding sequence GTGTGGACGGGCGCCGCGCTCGCGACCGCCTCCGGTTTCGTCCTCTTTCGCACATTGAGGTCCGCGGCGCCGCCGTTTCGTGAGGTCGCTCTGGACGCGGCGGTGGTCGCGCGGGCGGTCGCCTCCGGCGGCGCGGCCGTGGGCGAGATCTTCGTGGCGGGAACCGCCGAAGCCCCCGTCGCGGTCTCCCTGGCATGCACGCATCTCGGCTGCCGCGTCGCGGGCGCGCCCGGCGGATTCGCGTGCCCGTGCCACGGCAGCCGCTACGACGAGGCCGGCGCGCCCGTCGCGGGACCCGCGCGCGCGGCCCTCGCGCGCGTGCCGCTGGTGAAGCGCGGGGAATCGTGGATCGCCCGGCTCTGA
- a CDS encoding cytochrome b/b6 domain-containing protein, translated as MRREYVYRAFERFWHWTQAGLIVFLAVTGFEIHGSLRFLGFEQAVRAHGVAAIAFLVLIVFAVFWHVTTGEWRQYVPTWTHLVAQANYYVFGIFRNAPHPTRKTVLSKLNPLQKLVYAGLKLLVIPVVAGSGLLYMFYRYPQRHAVLGLNVHGLQTIALVHTAAAFLLVTFLVAHLYLVTTGHTLTSNLKAMLTGYEELETESASREERTR; from the coding sequence ATGAGACGCGAATACGTCTATCGGGCCTTCGAGAGGTTCTGGCACTGGACGCAGGCCGGGCTGATCGTGTTCCTCGCGGTGACCGGCTTCGAGATCCACGGCTCCCTGCGCTTTCTCGGATTCGAGCAGGCCGTCCGCGCGCACGGGGTCGCCGCGATCGCCTTCCTCGTCCTCATCGTCTTCGCGGTCTTCTGGCACGTCACGACGGGCGAGTGGCGGCAGTACGTTCCCACGTGGACGCACCTCGTGGCCCAGGCGAACTACTACGTCTTCGGCATCTTCCGGAACGCGCCCCACCCGACGCGCAAGACCGTCCTCTCCAAGCTGAACCCGCTCCAGAAGCTCGTCTACGCCGGCCTCAAGCTGCTCGTGATCCCGGTCGTCGCCGGCTCGGGCCTTCTCTACATGTTCTACCGGTATCCGCAGCGGCACGCCGTCCTCGGCCTGAACGTCCACGGCCTCCAGACGATCGCGCTCGTCCACACCGCCGCCGCATTCCTCCTCGTGACGTTCCTCGTCGCACACCTTTACCTCGTCACGACGGGCCACACGCTCACGTCGAATCTCAAGGCGATGCTCACGGGCTACGAAGAGCTCGAGACCGAATCCGCGAGCCGCGAAGAGAGGACACGATGA
- a CDS encoding sigma-54-dependent Fis family transcriptional regulator, giving the protein METPVIPALDAQEGLGFGPLETVFEALGRALIVLDAEFRIIRASHTLDEIAGKGIVESAIGQPIEELVGAKLFGPADTLREALTSGRREEGRRAVLRCGAKSARLVSLTAAVVPLHVSNHCDPRARYLVVVRPAEDEDSLLQSMIASHGLVARSPAMLKIVHLVESLHRSNATVLITGESGTGKEVIARALHSSSLQSSGPFVAVNCGALPADLLESELFGHVKGAFTGAVRDRVGRFDLARGGTIFLDEVGDIPLHLQVKLLRVLQERQFERVGESRTRPMEARIIAATNQDLHGAIQTGRFRDDLYYRLRVVPIHIPPLRERPEDVALIAQHQLAHIGGRAGRALQLSPDTLEALKTYPWPGNVRELENALEYAVALCTGQTIQIEDLPEEIRSGGAAAEPPRPAAPASAPVRAADAAVDPERAQIVEALESAHWNRQKAAEALRLSRSTLWRRMRDLGIE; this is encoded by the coding sequence ATGGAGACCCCGGTGATCCCCGCGCTCGACGCCCAGGAGGGCCTCGGCTTCGGGCCGCTCGAGACGGTGTTCGAGGCCCTGGGCCGCGCGCTCATCGTCCTCGACGCGGAGTTCCGGATCATCCGCGCGAGTCACACGCTCGACGAGATCGCGGGCAAGGGAATCGTCGAATCCGCGATCGGCCAGCCCATCGAGGAGCTCGTCGGCGCGAAGCTGTTCGGCCCCGCGGACACGCTTCGCGAGGCGCTCACGAGCGGCCGGCGCGAGGAGGGTCGGCGGGCCGTCCTCCGCTGCGGCGCCAAGAGCGCCCGCCTCGTCTCTCTCACGGCGGCCGTCGTCCCGCTCCACGTCTCGAACCACTGCGACCCGCGGGCGCGCTACCTCGTCGTCGTCCGCCCGGCCGAGGACGAGGACTCGCTCCTCCAGAGCATGATCGCGTCGCACGGCCTCGTCGCGCGCTCGCCCGCGATGCTCAAGATCGTCCACCTCGTCGAGTCGCTCCACCGGAGCAACGCGACGGTCCTCATCACGGGGGAGAGCGGGACGGGCAAGGAAGTCATCGCCCGCGCGCTCCATTCGAGCTCGCTCCAGAGCTCGGGGCCGTTCGTCGCCGTGAACTGCGGGGCCCTTCCCGCGGACCTTCTCGAGAGCGAGCTCTTCGGGCACGTGAAGGGCGCGTTCACGGGCGCGGTCCGCGACCGCGTCGGCCGGTTCGATCTCGCGCGCGGCGGGACGATCTTCCTCGACGAGGTCGGCGACATCCCGCTCCACCTGCAGGTCAAGCTCCTGCGCGTCCTGCAGGAGCGGCAGTTCGAGCGCGTCGGGGAGAGCCGGACGCGGCCGATGGAGGCGCGAATCATCGCGGCGACGAACCAGGACCTTCACGGCGCGATCCAGACGGGCCGTTTCCGCGACGATCTCTACTACCGGCTGCGCGTCGTGCCGATCCACATCCCGCCGCTCCGCGAGCGGCCCGAGGACGTCGCCCTCATCGCCCAGCACCAGCTCGCGCACATCGGCGGACGCGCGGGCCGCGCGCTCCAGCTCTCGCCCGACACGCTCGAGGCGCTCAAGACCTACCCCTGGCCCGGCAACGTGCGCGAGCTCGAGAACGCGCTCGAATACGCGGTGGCTCTCTGCACGGGCCAGACGATCCAGATCGAGGACCTGCCCGAGGAGATCCGCTCCGGTGGAGCCGCGGCAGAACCGCCGCGCCCGGCGGCTCCCGCCTCGGCGCCCGTGAGGGCGGCGGACGCCGCCGTCGATCCCGAGCGCGCGCAGATCGTCGAGGCACTCGAGAGCGCTCACTGGAACCGCCAGAAGGCGGCCGAGGCCCTTCGCCTCTCCCGCTCGACGCTCTGGAGGCGGATGCGCGACCTGGGCATCGAGTGA
- a CDS encoding tetrathionate reductase family octaheme c-type cytochrome: MRRIFLALFAVLIAAGLAFTALHRRGTESSPLETLRAKTSKPGKSSVDHSLFTQLKTPFKRPQDVTAACLSCHNGRQVEVMRSSHWNWERVEYVDGKGIRPVGKKNVLNNYCIGVSGSQASCDKCHIGYGWADASFDLNNPLNVDCLACHDASGTYVKAAGAAGMPDPSVDLNKVAQHVGKPQRTNCGTCHFFGGGGNNVKHGDLEKALFDPSRDVDVHMASDGPDMSCTACHTAKKHQMLGKAYSVSSMNRNRVVCESCHSDLPHADDVLNQHTLKVACQTCHIPVYAKVNPTKLAWDWSTAGKLKDGRPYEEKDANGTDVYMSIKGSFVWGKNLVPEYAWFNGTASHYLVGEKFDPAKPLVLNPIGGSYDDPDSKIVPVKIHRAKQIYDTESDVLIQPKLYSSKAGDGGYWKEFDWGKAAEAGMKEIGVPYSGHYGFARTEMVWPINHMVSPRDKAVRCDECHAREGGRLAKLPGFYMPGRDRSPWVDRLGAALAGMTLLGVFVHGSARFFVSRRDGDK, from the coding sequence ATGAGACGGATCTTTCTCGCGCTCTTCGCGGTCCTGATCGCGGCGGGACTCGCCTTCACGGCCCTTCACCGGCGCGGCACCGAATCCTCGCCCCTCGAGACGCTGCGGGCGAAGACGTCGAAGCCCGGAAAGTCCTCCGTCGACCACTCGCTCTTCACGCAGCTCAAGACTCCGTTCAAGCGCCCGCAGGACGTGACGGCCGCGTGCCTCTCCTGCCACAACGGGCGCCAGGTCGAGGTCATGCGCTCGTCGCACTGGAACTGGGAGCGCGTGGAGTACGTGGACGGAAAGGGCATCCGCCCCGTCGGCAAGAAAAACGTGCTGAACAACTACTGCATCGGGGTCTCGGGCAGCCAGGCGAGCTGCGACAAGTGCCACATCGGATACGGATGGGCGGACGCGTCGTTCGACCTGAACAACCCTCTCAACGTCGACTGCCTCGCTTGTCACGACGCGAGCGGGACGTACGTGAAAGCCGCCGGTGCGGCGGGCATGCCCGATCCCTCCGTAGACCTCAACAAGGTCGCGCAGCACGTCGGAAAACCGCAGCGGACCAACTGCGGCACCTGCCACTTCTTCGGAGGCGGCGGGAACAACGTCAAGCACGGAGACCTCGAGAAGGCGCTCTTCGACCCGTCGCGCGACGTCGACGTCCACATGGCGTCCGACGGGCCCGACATGTCGTGCACGGCGTGCCACACCGCCAAGAAGCACCAGATGCTCGGGAAGGCCTACTCCGTCTCCTCGATGAACCGGAACCGCGTCGTGTGCGAATCCTGCCATTCGGACCTGCCGCACGCCGACGACGTCCTGAACCAGCACACGCTGAAAGTCGCCTGTCAGACGTGCCACATCCCCGTCTACGCGAAGGTGAACCCGACGAAGCTCGCGTGGGACTGGTCGACGGCCGGGAAGCTGAAGGACGGAAGACCCTACGAGGAGAAGGACGCGAACGGGACCGACGTCTACATGTCGATCAAGGGCTCCTTCGTGTGGGGAAAGAACCTCGTCCCAGAATACGCGTGGTTCAACGGGACGGCGTCGCACTACCTCGTCGGGGAGAAGTTCGACCCGGCGAAGCCGCTCGTCCTGAACCCCATCGGCGGCAGCTACGACGACCCGGATTCGAAGATCGTCCCGGTCAAGATCCACCGCGCGAAACAGATCTACGACACGGAGAGTGACGTCCTGATCCAGCCGAAGCTCTACTCCTCGAAAGCCGGGGACGGGGGCTACTGGAAGGAGTTCGACTGGGGGAAGGCCGCCGAGGCGGGCATGAAGGAAATCGGCGTTCCCTACAGCGGCCACTACGGCTTCGCCCGGACGGAGATGGTCTGGCCGATCAACCACATGGTCTCGCCGCGCGACAAGGCCGTCCGCTGCGACGAGTGCCACGCGCGGGAGGGCGGACGGCTCGCGAAGCTCCCGGGCTTCTACATGCCGGGCAGGGACCGGTCCCCGTGGGTCGACCGGCTCGGTGCGGCCCTGGCGGGGATGACGCTGCTCGGAGTGTTCGTGCACGGAAGCGCCAGGTTCTTCGTGAGCCGGCGGGACGGAGATAAGTGA
- a CDS encoding sigma-54-dependent Fis family transcriptional regulator, whose translation MKKDGAADLAPSWSNLEAVFESLGRVLITLDAQFVIIRASHTLDALAGEGAAASVIGKPIESLIGARLFGPEDSLREALRAGRREEGRRGVLHCGEDAARLVSVTTAPVAENVMNACDPRARYLVVLRPAEDDDSLLQSAIASHGLVARSLPMMRIVHLVESLHRSDATVLITGESGTGKEVIARALHAQSTHGAGPFVPVNCAALPGELLESELFGHVRGAFTGAVKDRVGRLEMAHGGTLFLDEAAEIPPGIQVKLLRVLQDRVFERVGESTPRRLGARIIAATNADLHDAILQGKLREDFYYRLRVVPIHIPPLRERTVDIELIARHLLARIGGREGRALRLSSDTLSVLEAFPWPGNVRELENALEYAVAVCRGQTIHVEDLPIEIRTAPGAPVQAVPAPEPAGLTLPAGGEAQRIRASLERNMWNRSKTALELGMSRTTLWHKMRELRIGPSAG comes from the coding sequence GTGAAGAAGGACGGAGCGGCCGATCTGGCTCCAAGCTGGTCCAACCTCGAGGCCGTTTTCGAGTCGCTGGGGCGCGTCCTCATCACGCTCGACGCGCAGTTCGTGATCATCCGCGCGAGCCACACGCTCGACGCTCTCGCGGGGGAGGGCGCGGCCGCGTCCGTGATCGGCAAGCCGATCGAATCGCTGATCGGCGCTCGCCTGTTCGGCCCGGAGGACTCCCTGCGCGAGGCGCTCCGGGCAGGGCGCCGGGAGGAGGGGCGGCGGGGCGTCCTGCATTGCGGCGAGGACGCCGCCCGGCTCGTGTCCGTCACGACGGCCCCCGTTGCCGAGAACGTGATGAACGCCTGCGATCCGCGGGCGCGGTACCTGGTCGTTCTGCGGCCCGCCGAAGACGACGACTCGCTGTTGCAGAGCGCGATCGCCTCGCACGGCCTCGTCGCGCGGTCGCTCCCGATGATGCGGATCGTCCACCTCGTCGAGTCGCTCCACCGGAGCGACGCCACGGTCCTCATCACGGGCGAGAGCGGAACCGGAAAGGAAGTCATCGCGCGCGCCCTCCACGCCCAGTCGACGCACGGCGCCGGGCCGTTCGTCCCCGTCAACTGCGCGGCCCTGCCGGGCGAGCTGCTCGAGAGCGAGCTCTTCGGGCACGTCCGCGGCGCGTTCACGGGAGCGGTGAAGGACCGCGTCGGGCGCCTCGAGATGGCTCACGGGGGAACGCTCTTCCTCGACGAGGCCGCGGAGATCCCGCCGGGCATCCAGGTCAAGCTTCTGCGCGTCCTGCAGGATCGGGTGTTCGAGCGCGTGGGCGAGAGCACTCCGAGGCGCCTCGGGGCGCGGATCATCGCCGCGACGAACGCCGACCTCCACGACGCGATCTTGCAGGGCAAGCTCCGGGAGGATTTCTACTACCGGCTCCGCGTCGTCCCGATTCACATCCCGCCTCTGCGCGAGCGAACCGTCGACATCGAGCTGATCGCCCGGCACCTCCTCGCGCGCATCGGCGGCCGCGAAGGCCGGGCGCTACGCCTCTCGTCGGACACGCTGTCCGTGCTCGAGGCGTTCCCGTGGCCCGGCAACGTGCGCGAGCTGGAGAACGCGCTCGAGTACGCGGTCGCGGTCTGCCGCGGGCAGACGATCCACGTCGAGGACCTGCCAATCGAGATCCGGACCGCGCCGGGTGCGCCGGTGCAAGCCGTTCCGGCCCCCGAACCCGCGGGCCTGACGCTTCCGGCCGGCGGAGAGGCCCAGCGGATCCGGGCGTCTCTCGAGCGGAACATGTGGAATCGTTCGAAGACCGCCCTCGAGCTCGGCATGAGCCGCACCACCCTCTGGCACAAGATGAGGGAGCTGCGGATCGGGCCGTCGGCCGGCTGA
- a CDS encoding CGGC domain-containing protein, which produces MGEKVKIGIVICGRYGTCAGGKCFRALREREGAFAAYAGREVELVGFTTCGGCPGGNVEYAPEEMKKNGAEVIHLATGFVVGYPPCPYLDHFVRMIPEKFGLQVVVGTHPIPQKYYKIHQSLGTWDDPRWDELLTPTLGEEPVRVAYD; this is translated from the coding sequence ATGGGCGAGAAAGTGAAGATCGGAATCGTCATCTGCGGCCGGTACGGCACCTGCGCGGGCGGAAAGTGCTTCCGGGCCCTCCGCGAGCGGGAGGGTGCGTTCGCCGCTTACGCCGGACGGGAGGTGGAGCTCGTCGGCTTCACGACCTGCGGGGGCTGTCCCGGCGGCAACGTCGAGTACGCCCCCGAAGAGATGAAGAAGAACGGCGCCGAGGTCATCCACCTCGCCACGGGCTTCGTCGTGGGCTACCCGCCGTGCCCCTACCTCGACCACTTCGTCCGGATGATCCCGGAGAAGTTCGGCCTGCAGGTCGTCGTGGGGACCCACCCCATCCCGCAGAAGTACTACAAGATCCACCAGAGTCTGGGAACATGGGACGACCCTCGTTGGGACGAGCTCCTGACGCCGACGCTCGGCGAAGAGCCCGTCCGCGTGGCCTACGACTAG
- a CDS encoding NifB/NifX family molybdenum-iron cluster-binding protein, which translates to MKICFPATQDLGLDSPVSRHFGSAPLFVLVDTASREARAVPNGRVAHEHGACRPLDGLAGEKFEAIVVGGIGSGALEKLRAAGITVLRAGAPTVRGCLDEIARGEKSEVAPADACASHAHEHGPAPQ; encoded by the coding sequence GTGAAGATCTGCTTCCCCGCGACCCAGGACCTCGGCCTGGACAGTCCCGTCTCCCGCCACTTCGGGTCCGCGCCCCTCTTCGTCCTCGTCGACACCGCGTCGCGCGAGGCACGAGCGGTTCCGAACGGCCGCGTCGCGCATGAACACGGCGCCTGCCGGCCGCTGGACGGGCTGGCCGGCGAGAAGTTCGAGGCGATCGTCGTCGGCGGGATCGGCTCGGGGGCGCTCGAGAAGCTGCGCGCTGCCGGGATCACCGTCCTTCGAGCGGGAGCGCCCACGGTTCGCGGATGCCTCGACGAAATCGCGCGGGGCGAGAAGTCCGAGGTCGCGCCCGCGGACGCCTGCGCCTCCCACGCGCACGAGCACGGCCCGGCCCCGCAGTAG